A region of Syngnathoides biaculeatus isolate LvHL_M chromosome 20, ASM1980259v1, whole genome shotgun sequence DNA encodes the following proteins:
- the abcc9 gene encoding ATP-binding cassette sub-family C member 9 isoform X1, which yields MALSFCGNNRNKSGYNVDDGVLNNGCFLDALNLVPHVFLLFITFPILFIGWGSQSSKVQIHHNTWLHFPGHNLRWILTFSLLFVHVCEFAEGLVSNKMMDTNHLHLFVPAFMGFVAATTSVVYYHNIETSNFPKLLLVLFIYWVLAFITKSIKLWKFVVYNVGTPQMRFCITLLLVLLYGLLMAVEVNVIRIRKYVFFANPQKVKPPEDLQDLGVRFLQPFVNLLSKATYWWMNPLIIGAHKRPIELKKIGKLPIAMRALTNYLRLKDAYEDQRTAENPERAPSIWRSMYRAFGRPILLSSTFRYLADLLGFAGPLCIFGIVKNLTQEEVGANAAAAPDKIRERYFGVHFMLSTELLQNPSVLAVLLFLALVLQRTFLQASYYVTIQTGINLRGALLAMIYNKILRLSTSNMSMGEMTLGQINNLVAIETNQLMWFLFLCPNLWAMPVQIVMGVILLYYFMGWSALVGASVIVLLAPVQYLIATKLANMQKSTLEHSTDRLKKTSEILKGIKLLKLYAWENIFCGSVEETRGKELTSLKTFALYTTMSIFMNAAIPIAAVLVTFVMHVFNTKTGPSPEKAFATLALFNILVTPLFLLSTVVRFAVKALVSVQKLGEFLQSDEIGDDTWRNGEMSAPSEAARKHPAATKAINRKQPLRYQMDNYEQPSRRKMRPSETEDVAVKVSDGCFTWGSNLSTLTDINIRIPTGQLTMIVGQVGCGKSSLLLAMLGEMQSISGRVHWSKPPDGETFCQGTFSKNRYSVAYATQKSWLLNATVEDNITFGSPFNKQRYKAVIDACSLQLDIDLLPFGDQTEIGERGINLSGGQRQRICVARALYQNTNIVFLDDPFSALDIHLSDHLMQDGILKFLQDDKRTVVLVTHKLQYLIHADWIIAMKDGSVLREGTLKDIQTHDVELYDHWKTLMNRQDQELEKDMEQDSQTTLERKTLRRAFYSREAKNQVDDEDEEEEEEEDDEDNSSTITNRRSKVPWKVCLCYLSSGGFFMVFLMMSSKLLKHSVIVAIDYWLAIWTSNRTNQTMALGPNGTCQIHVAGGNATLPGVVRLEDSFYLTVFMVLCAAGITLCLITSLTVEFLGLSAATKLHHNLLNKIIHAPLRFFDITPLGQILNRFSADTNIIDQHIPPTLESLTRSTLLCLSAIGVISSITQTFIIALVPLAVAFYFIQKYFRVASKDLQDLDDSTQLPLLCHFSETAEGLTTIRAFRHEARFKQRMLELTDTNNTAYLFLSAANRWLEVRTDYLGAVIVLAAAGASIWGLDCGQPSGGEVGLALTYALTVTNYLNWVVRNLADLEVQMAAVKKVNSFLSTESENYDGSMDSSQVPETWPQEGEIKIQDLCVRYDPMLKPVLKHVNADIQPGQKVGICGRTGSGKSSLSLAFFNMVDIFEGKIIIDGIDICKLPLQTLRSRLSIILQDPILFSGSIRFNLDPERTCNDERLWEALEIAQLKNMVKALPGGLDAVVTEGGENFSVGQRQLFCLARAFVRKSSILIMDEATASIDMATENILQKVVMTAFADRTVVTIAHRVHTILTADLVIVMKRGNILEYDKPETLLEQEDGVFASFVKADM from the exons ATGGCCTTGTCGTTTTGCGGCAACAACCGGAACAAGAGCGGCTACAACGTGGACGACGGGGTTCTGAACAACGGCTGCTTCCTGGACGCCCTCAACCTGGTGCCTCACGTCTTCCTGCTCTTCATCACCTTCCCCATCCTCTTCATCG GGTGGGGCAGCCAAAGCTCCAAGGTGCAAATCCACCACAACACGTGGCTCCACTTCCCGGGACACAACCTCAGGTGGATCCTCACCTTCTCGCTGCTCTTCGTTCACGTCTGCGAGTTTGCCGAGGGCCTCGTGTCCAACAA GATGATGGACACCAACCACCTGCACCTGTTCGTGCCCGCCTTCATGGGCTTCGTGGCGGCCACCACGTCGGTGGTCTACTACCACAACATCGAGACCTCCAACTTCCCCAAACTTCTCCTCG TTCTGTTCATCTACTGGGTTCTGGCCTTCATCACCAAGTCCATCAAGCTGTGGAAGTTTGTGGTGTACAACGTGGGCACGCCGCAGATGCGGTTCTGCATCACgttgctgctggtgctgctctACGGCCTGCTCATGGCCGTCGAGGTCAACGTGATCAGGATCAGG AAGTACGTTTTCTTCGCCAACCCTCAGAAGGTGAAGCCCCCCGAAGACTTGCAGGACCTGGGGGTCCGGTTCCTGCAGCCCTTCGTCAACCTGCTGTCGAAG GCGACGTATTGGTGGATGAACCCCCTCATCATCGGCGCCCACAAGAGGCCAATCGAACTGAAGAAGATCGGCAAGCTGCCCATCGCCATGCGGGCTCTCACCAACTACCTGCGGCTTAAAGACGCCTACGAGGACCAGAGG ACGGCCGAGAACCCGGAGCGAGCGCCGTCCATCTGGCGCTCCATGTACCGCGCCTTCGGGCGACCGATCCTTCTCAGCAGCACCTTCCGCTACCTGGCCGACCTGCTGGGCTTCGCCGGGCCGCTCTGCATCTTTGGCATCGTCAAGAACCTGACGCAGGAGGAAGTCGGCGccaacgccgccgccgcgcccGACAAGATTAGG GAGAGGTACTTTGGCGTCCACTTCATGCTGTCCACCGAGCTGCTCCAGAACCCCTCGGTTCTGGCCGTCCTGCTCTTCCTGGCGCTGGTGCTGCAGAGGACCTTCTTGCAGGCGTCGTACTACGTCACCATCCAGACGGGCATCAACCTGCGGGGAGCCCTGTTA GCCATGATTTACAACAAAATCCTGCGTCTGTCCACGTCCAACATGTCCATGGGCGAGATGACGCTGGGCCAGATCAACAACCTGGTCGCCATAGAGACCAATCAGCTCATGTGGTTCCTGTTTTTGTGTCCCAATCTGTGGGCGATGCCTGTGCAG ATCGTGATGGGCGTCATTCTCCTGTACTACTTCATGGGTTGGAGCGCGTTAGTCGGCGCGTCCGTCATCGTTCTTCTGGCTCCGGTCCAGTACCTCATTGCTACCAAGCTGGCCAACATGCAGAAGAGCACACTG GAGCACTCCACCGATCGCCTGAAGAAGACCTCGGAGATCCTGAAGGGCATCAAGCTGTTGAAGCTTTACGCGTGGGAGAACATCTTCTGCGGCAGTGTGGAGGAGACGCGAGGCAAAGAGCTGACCAGCCTCAAGACTTTTGCTCTCTACACAACCATGTCCA TCTTTATGAACGCCGCCATTCCCATCGCTGCTGTTCTGGTG ACCTTCGTCATGCACGTCTTCAACACCAAGACCGGTCCCAGCCCCGAGAAGGCTTTTGCCACACTGGCGCTCTTCAACATCCTGGTCACGCCGCTCTTCCTGCTTTCCACTGTTGTCAGGTTTGCCGTCAAGGCCCTCGTCAG CGTCCAGAAGCTGGGCGAGTTCCTCCAGAGCGACGAGATCGGAGACGACACCTGGAGGAACGGAGAAATGTCCGCTCCCTCGGAGGCGGCCAGGAAACACCCTGCAGCG ACCAAAGCCATCAACAGGAAGCAGCCGCTACGCTACCAGATGGACAACTACGAGCAGCCGTCCAGGCGGAAGATGAGACCCAGTGAGACGGAAGATGTGGCCGTCAAG GTGAGCGACGGATGCTTCACCTGGGGAAGCAACCTGTCCACGCTGACCGACATCAACATCCGCATCCCGACAG GCCAGCTGACCATGATCGTGGGCCAGGTGGGCTGCGGGAAGTCGTCGCTGCTGCTCGCCATGCTGGGCGAGATGCAGAGCATCAGCGGCCGCGTCCACTGGAGCAA GCCGCCTGATGGCGAGACGTTCTGCCAGGGGACGTTCAG CAAGAACAGGTACTCGGTGGCCTACGCGACCCAGAAGTCCTGGCTGCTCAACGCCACCGTGGAGGACAACATCACCTTCGGGAGCCCCTTCAACAAGCAAAG GTACAAGGCGGTGATCGACGCCTGCTCGCTGCAACTGGACATCGACCTGCTCCCCTTCGGAGACCAAACGGAGATTGGAGAGCGA GGCATCAACCTGAGCGGCGGACAGCGTCAGAGGATCTGCGTGGCTCGAGCGCTCTACCAGAACACCAACATCGTCTTCCTG GACGACCCCTTCTCGGCACTGGACATCCACCTGAGCGACCACCTGATGCAGGACGGCATCCTCAAGTTCCTGCAGGACGACAAGCGGACCGTGGTTCTCGTCACCCACAAGCTGCAGTACCTCATCCATGCCGACTGG ATCATCGCAATGAAGGACGGCTCCGTGCTGAGGGAAGGAACCCTGAAGGACATCCAGACGCACGACGTGGAGCTCTACGACCACTGGAAGACGCTCATGAACCGGCAGGACCAGGAACTGGAGAAG GACATGGAGCAGGACAGTCAGACCACGCTGGAGAGGAAGACCCTCCGCCGAGCCTTCTACTCCAGAGAAGCCAAGAACCAGGTGGATGATGAGGACGAAG aggaagaagaggaggaagacgatGAGGATAACTCATCCACCATCACGAACAGAAGGTCAAAAGTCCCGTGGAAG GTGTGTTTGTGCTACCTATCCTCCGGTGGCTTCTTCATGGTCTTCCTCATGATGTCCTCCAAGCTCCTCAAGCACTCGGTCATCGTGGCCATCGACTATTGGTTGGCCATCTGGACCTCCAACCGCACCAACCAGACCATGGCGCTGGGACCCAACGGAACATGCCAGATCCACGTGGCCGGCGGGAACGCCACTCTCCCCGGCGTCGTCAGACTGGAG GACTCCTTCTACCTGACGGTGTTCATGGTCCTGTGCGCGGCTGGGATCACGCTGTGCCTCATCACCTCCCTCACCGTGGAGTTCCTCGGTCTCTCCGCCGCCACCAAGCTTCACCACAACCTGCTCAACAAGATCATCCACGCTCCTCTCAG GTTTTTTGACATCACCCCGCTGGGGCAGATCCTCAACAGATTCTCAGCGGATACAAACATCATCGACCAA CACATTCCGCCTACGCTGGAGTCTTTGACGCGTTCCACCTTGCTTTGCTTGTCTGCCATCGGGGTGATTTCCTCTATCACGCAGACCTTCATCATTGCGCTGGTCCCCCTTGCTGTCGCCTTTTACTTCATACAGAAGTACTTCCGGGTGGCCTCCAA agaccttcaggacctggatgaCTCCACACAGCTTCCACTGCTGTGCCACTTCTCCGAGACGGCCGAAGGTCTCACCACCATCAGAGCCTTTAG ACACGAGGCCCGCTTCAAGCAGCGCATGCTGGAGCTGACCGACACCAACAACACGGCCTACTTGTTCCTCTCGGCCGCCAACCGCTGGCTGGAGGTCCGCACG GACTACCTCGGCGCCGTCATCGTGCTGGCCGCAGCCGGGGCGTCCATTTGGGGTTTGGATTGCGGTCAGCCTTCGGGAGGCGAGGTGGGCCTGGCTCTCACTTACGCCCTCACG GTCACCAACTACTTGAACTGGGTGGTGAGGAACCTGGCCGACTTGGAGGTGCAGATGGCGGCGGTGAAAAAGGTCAACAGCTTCCTGAGTACTGAGTCTGAAAACTACGACGGATCCATGG ATTCTTCGCAGGTGCCAGAGACGTGGCCTCAAGAAGGAGAGATCAAGATCCAAGACCTGTGCGTGCGCTACGATCCCATGCTCAAGCCCGTGCTCAAGCACGTCAACGCCGACATCCAGCCGGGCCAGAAG GTGGGGATCTGCGGCCGCACGGGAAGCGGCAAGTCCTCGCTGTCCTTGGCCTTCTTCAACATGGTGGACATTTTTGAAG GAAAGATCATCATAGACGGGATCGACATCTGCAAACTCCCCCTGCAGACGCTCCGGTCTCGCCTGTCAATCATCCTGCAGGACCCCATCTTGTTTAGTGGCTCCATAAG GTTCAATCTGGACCCGGAGCGGACGTGCAACGACGAGCGGCTGTGGGAAGCGCTGGAGATCGCTCAGCTGAAGAACATGGTCAAGGCGCTGCCGGGAGGTCTCG ATGCGGTGGTGACGGAGGGCGGCGAGAACTTCAGCGTGGGTCAGCGGCAGCTCTTCTGTTTGGCTCGGGCCTTCGTGCGGAAGAGCAGCATCCTCATCATGGACGAGGCCACCGCGTCCATCGACATGGCAACG GAGAACATCTTACAGAAAGTTGTGATGACGGCGTTTGCGGACCGGACCGTGGTCACCATCGCG caccgAGTGCACACCATCCTCACGGCCGACCTGGTCATCGTCATGAAGCGCGGCAACATCCTGGAGTACGACAAGCCCGAGACGCTCCTGGAGCAGGAGGACGGCGTGTTCGCCTCCTTCGTCAAGGCCGACATGTAA
- the abcc9 gene encoding ATP-binding cassette sub-family C member 9 isoform X4 gives MALSFCGNNRNKSGYNVDDGVLNNGCFLDALNLVPHVFLLFITFPILFIGWGSQSSKVQIHHNTWLHFPGHNLRWILTFSLLFVHVCEFAEGLVSNKMMDTNHLHLFVPAFMGFVAATTSVVYYHNIETSNFPKLLLVLFIYWVLAFITKSIKLWKFVVYNVGTPQMRFCITLLLVLLYGLLMAVEVNVIRIRKYVFFANPQKVKPPEDLQDLGVRFLQPFVNLLSKATYWWMNPLIIGAHKRPIELKKIGKLPIAMRALTNYLRLKDAYEDQRTAENPERAPSIWRSMYRAFGRPILLSSTFRYLADLLGFAGPLCIFGIVKNLTQEEVGANAAAAPDKIRERYFGVHFMLSTELLQNPSVLAVLLFLALVLQRTFLQASYYVTIQTGINLRGALLAMIYNKILRLSTSNMSMGEMTLGQINNLVAIETNQLMWFLFLCPNLWAMPVQIVMGVILLYYFMGWSALVGASVIVLLAPVQYLIATKLANMQKSTLEHSTDRLKKTSEILKGIKLLKLYAWENIFCGSVEETRGKELTSLKTFALYTTMSIFMNAAIPIAAVLVTFVMHVFNTKTGPSPEKAFATLALFNILVTPLFLLSTVVRFAVKALVSVQKLGEFLQSDEIGDDTWRNGEMSAPSEAARKHPAATKAINRKQPLRYQMDNYEQPSRRKMRPSETEDVAVKVSDGCFTWGSNLSTLTDINIRIPTGQLTMIVGQVGCGKSSLLLAMLGEMQSISGRVHWSNKNRYSVAYATQKSWLLNATVEDNITFGSPFNKQRYKAVIDACSLQLDIDLLPFGDQTEIGERGINLSGGQRQRICVARALYQNTNIVFLDDPFSALDIHLSDHLMQDGILKFLQDDKRTVVLVTHKLQYLIHADWIIAMKDGSVLREGTLKDIQTHDVELYDHWKTLMNRQDQELEKDMEQDSQTTLERKTLRRAFYSREAKNQVDDEDEEEEEEEDDEDNSSTITNRRSKVPWKVCLCYLSSGGFFMVFLMMSSKLLKHSVIVAIDYWLAIWTSNRTNQTMALGPNGTCQIHVAGGNATLPGVVRLEDSFYLTVFMVLCAAGITLCLITSLTVEFLGLSAATKLHHNLLNKIIHAPLRFFDITPLGQILNRFSADTNIIDQHIPPTLESLTRSTLLCLSAIGVISSITQTFIIALVPLAVAFYFIQKYFRVASKDLQDLDDSTQLPLLCHFSETAEGLTTIRAFRHEARFKQRMLELTDTNNTAYLFLSAANRWLEVRTDYLGAVIVLAAAGASIWGLDCGQPSGGEVGLALTYALTVTNYLNWVVRNLADLEVQMAAVKKVNSFLSTESENYDGSMDSSQVPETWPQEGEIKIQDLCVRYDPMLKPVLKHVNADIQPGQKVGICGRTGSGKSSLSLAFFNMVDIFEGKIIIDGIDICKLPLQTLRSRLSIILQDPILFSGSIRFNLDPERTCNDERLWEALEIAQLKNMVKALPGGLDAVVTEGGENFSVGQRQLFCLARAFVRKSSILIMDEATASIDMATENILQKVVMTAFADRTVVTIAHRVASILDAGQVLVFSSGILVESDSGPNLLAQEESLFSVLVRTHK, from the exons ATGGCCTTGTCGTTTTGCGGCAACAACCGGAACAAGAGCGGCTACAACGTGGACGACGGGGTTCTGAACAACGGCTGCTTCCTGGACGCCCTCAACCTGGTGCCTCACGTCTTCCTGCTCTTCATCACCTTCCCCATCCTCTTCATCG GGTGGGGCAGCCAAAGCTCCAAGGTGCAAATCCACCACAACACGTGGCTCCACTTCCCGGGACACAACCTCAGGTGGATCCTCACCTTCTCGCTGCTCTTCGTTCACGTCTGCGAGTTTGCCGAGGGCCTCGTGTCCAACAA GATGATGGACACCAACCACCTGCACCTGTTCGTGCCCGCCTTCATGGGCTTCGTGGCGGCCACCACGTCGGTGGTCTACTACCACAACATCGAGACCTCCAACTTCCCCAAACTTCTCCTCG TTCTGTTCATCTACTGGGTTCTGGCCTTCATCACCAAGTCCATCAAGCTGTGGAAGTTTGTGGTGTACAACGTGGGCACGCCGCAGATGCGGTTCTGCATCACgttgctgctggtgctgctctACGGCCTGCTCATGGCCGTCGAGGTCAACGTGATCAGGATCAGG AAGTACGTTTTCTTCGCCAACCCTCAGAAGGTGAAGCCCCCCGAAGACTTGCAGGACCTGGGGGTCCGGTTCCTGCAGCCCTTCGTCAACCTGCTGTCGAAG GCGACGTATTGGTGGATGAACCCCCTCATCATCGGCGCCCACAAGAGGCCAATCGAACTGAAGAAGATCGGCAAGCTGCCCATCGCCATGCGGGCTCTCACCAACTACCTGCGGCTTAAAGACGCCTACGAGGACCAGAGG ACGGCCGAGAACCCGGAGCGAGCGCCGTCCATCTGGCGCTCCATGTACCGCGCCTTCGGGCGACCGATCCTTCTCAGCAGCACCTTCCGCTACCTGGCCGACCTGCTGGGCTTCGCCGGGCCGCTCTGCATCTTTGGCATCGTCAAGAACCTGACGCAGGAGGAAGTCGGCGccaacgccgccgccgcgcccGACAAGATTAGG GAGAGGTACTTTGGCGTCCACTTCATGCTGTCCACCGAGCTGCTCCAGAACCCCTCGGTTCTGGCCGTCCTGCTCTTCCTGGCGCTGGTGCTGCAGAGGACCTTCTTGCAGGCGTCGTACTACGTCACCATCCAGACGGGCATCAACCTGCGGGGAGCCCTGTTA GCCATGATTTACAACAAAATCCTGCGTCTGTCCACGTCCAACATGTCCATGGGCGAGATGACGCTGGGCCAGATCAACAACCTGGTCGCCATAGAGACCAATCAGCTCATGTGGTTCCTGTTTTTGTGTCCCAATCTGTGGGCGATGCCTGTGCAG ATCGTGATGGGCGTCATTCTCCTGTACTACTTCATGGGTTGGAGCGCGTTAGTCGGCGCGTCCGTCATCGTTCTTCTGGCTCCGGTCCAGTACCTCATTGCTACCAAGCTGGCCAACATGCAGAAGAGCACACTG GAGCACTCCACCGATCGCCTGAAGAAGACCTCGGAGATCCTGAAGGGCATCAAGCTGTTGAAGCTTTACGCGTGGGAGAACATCTTCTGCGGCAGTGTGGAGGAGACGCGAGGCAAAGAGCTGACCAGCCTCAAGACTTTTGCTCTCTACACAACCATGTCCA TCTTTATGAACGCCGCCATTCCCATCGCTGCTGTTCTGGTG ACCTTCGTCATGCACGTCTTCAACACCAAGACCGGTCCCAGCCCCGAGAAGGCTTTTGCCACACTGGCGCTCTTCAACATCCTGGTCACGCCGCTCTTCCTGCTTTCCACTGTTGTCAGGTTTGCCGTCAAGGCCCTCGTCAG CGTCCAGAAGCTGGGCGAGTTCCTCCAGAGCGACGAGATCGGAGACGACACCTGGAGGAACGGAGAAATGTCCGCTCCCTCGGAGGCGGCCAGGAAACACCCTGCAGCG ACCAAAGCCATCAACAGGAAGCAGCCGCTACGCTACCAGATGGACAACTACGAGCAGCCGTCCAGGCGGAAGATGAGACCCAGTGAGACGGAAGATGTGGCCGTCAAG GTGAGCGACGGATGCTTCACCTGGGGAAGCAACCTGTCCACGCTGACCGACATCAACATCCGCATCCCGACAG GCCAGCTGACCATGATCGTGGGCCAGGTGGGCTGCGGGAAGTCGTCGCTGCTGCTCGCCATGCTGGGCGAGATGCAGAGCATCAGCGGCCGCGTCCACTGGAGCAA CAAGAACAGGTACTCGGTGGCCTACGCGACCCAGAAGTCCTGGCTGCTCAACGCCACCGTGGAGGACAACATCACCTTCGGGAGCCCCTTCAACAAGCAAAG GTACAAGGCGGTGATCGACGCCTGCTCGCTGCAACTGGACATCGACCTGCTCCCCTTCGGAGACCAAACGGAGATTGGAGAGCGA GGCATCAACCTGAGCGGCGGACAGCGTCAGAGGATCTGCGTGGCTCGAGCGCTCTACCAGAACACCAACATCGTCTTCCTG GACGACCCCTTCTCGGCACTGGACATCCACCTGAGCGACCACCTGATGCAGGACGGCATCCTCAAGTTCCTGCAGGACGACAAGCGGACCGTGGTTCTCGTCACCCACAAGCTGCAGTACCTCATCCATGCCGACTGG ATCATCGCAATGAAGGACGGCTCCGTGCTGAGGGAAGGAACCCTGAAGGACATCCAGACGCACGACGTGGAGCTCTACGACCACTGGAAGACGCTCATGAACCGGCAGGACCAGGAACTGGAGAAG GACATGGAGCAGGACAGTCAGACCACGCTGGAGAGGAAGACCCTCCGCCGAGCCTTCTACTCCAGAGAAGCCAAGAACCAGGTGGATGATGAGGACGAAG aggaagaagaggaggaagacgatGAGGATAACTCATCCACCATCACGAACAGAAGGTCAAAAGTCCCGTGGAAG GTGTGTTTGTGCTACCTATCCTCCGGTGGCTTCTTCATGGTCTTCCTCATGATGTCCTCCAAGCTCCTCAAGCACTCGGTCATCGTGGCCATCGACTATTGGTTGGCCATCTGGACCTCCAACCGCACCAACCAGACCATGGCGCTGGGACCCAACGGAACATGCCAGATCCACGTGGCCGGCGGGAACGCCACTCTCCCCGGCGTCGTCAGACTGGAG GACTCCTTCTACCTGACGGTGTTCATGGTCCTGTGCGCGGCTGGGATCACGCTGTGCCTCATCACCTCCCTCACCGTGGAGTTCCTCGGTCTCTCCGCCGCCACCAAGCTTCACCACAACCTGCTCAACAAGATCATCCACGCTCCTCTCAG GTTTTTTGACATCACCCCGCTGGGGCAGATCCTCAACAGATTCTCAGCGGATACAAACATCATCGACCAA CACATTCCGCCTACGCTGGAGTCTTTGACGCGTTCCACCTTGCTTTGCTTGTCTGCCATCGGGGTGATTTCCTCTATCACGCAGACCTTCATCATTGCGCTGGTCCCCCTTGCTGTCGCCTTTTACTTCATACAGAAGTACTTCCGGGTGGCCTCCAA agaccttcaggacctggatgaCTCCACACAGCTTCCACTGCTGTGCCACTTCTCCGAGACGGCCGAAGGTCTCACCACCATCAGAGCCTTTAG ACACGAGGCCCGCTTCAAGCAGCGCATGCTGGAGCTGACCGACACCAACAACACGGCCTACTTGTTCCTCTCGGCCGCCAACCGCTGGCTGGAGGTCCGCACG GACTACCTCGGCGCCGTCATCGTGCTGGCCGCAGCCGGGGCGTCCATTTGGGGTTTGGATTGCGGTCAGCCTTCGGGAGGCGAGGTGGGCCTGGCTCTCACTTACGCCCTCACG GTCACCAACTACTTGAACTGGGTGGTGAGGAACCTGGCCGACTTGGAGGTGCAGATGGCGGCGGTGAAAAAGGTCAACAGCTTCCTGAGTACTGAGTCTGAAAACTACGACGGATCCATGG ATTCTTCGCAGGTGCCAGAGACGTGGCCTCAAGAAGGAGAGATCAAGATCCAAGACCTGTGCGTGCGCTACGATCCCATGCTCAAGCCCGTGCTCAAGCACGTCAACGCCGACATCCAGCCGGGCCAGAAG GTGGGGATCTGCGGCCGCACGGGAAGCGGCAAGTCCTCGCTGTCCTTGGCCTTCTTCAACATGGTGGACATTTTTGAAG GAAAGATCATCATAGACGGGATCGACATCTGCAAACTCCCCCTGCAGACGCTCCGGTCTCGCCTGTCAATCATCCTGCAGGACCCCATCTTGTTTAGTGGCTCCATAAG GTTCAATCTGGACCCGGAGCGGACGTGCAACGACGAGCGGCTGTGGGAAGCGCTGGAGATCGCTCAGCTGAAGAACATGGTCAAGGCGCTGCCGGGAGGTCTCG ATGCGGTGGTGACGGAGGGCGGCGAGAACTTCAGCGTGGGTCAGCGGCAGCTCTTCTGTTTGGCTCGGGCCTTCGTGCGGAAGAGCAGCATCCTCATCATGGACGAGGCCACCGCGTCCATCGACATGGCAACG GAGAACATCTTACAGAAAGTTGTGATGACGGCGTTTGCGGACCGGACCGTGGTCACCATCGCG CACCGCGTCGCCTCCATCTTGGACGCCGGGCAGGTGTTGGTCTTCTCCTCTGGGATTTTGGTGGAAAGTGACTCTGGTCCCAACCTGTTAGCGCAGGAGGAGAGCCTCTTCAGTGTGCTCGTGCGGACTCACAAGTAG